TGCATTGGCGACAGAAGAGCCTCCATACTTCTGGACAATCATCTAGCTCTCCCGAATCTCGCGCAGCTCTTTGACGAGGCTGGTTTTACTCGCAGTTTTCTCGTCGAACTGCTTTATCACCCTCGCCGGCATTCCGGCCACAACCGAACGCGGGGGTACATCTTTAGTCACAACCGCTCCCGCTGCAATCACCGAGTGCTCTCCTATCCTTATGCCTTCTAGAACGACCGCATTTGCTCCGACCAGTACGTTATCTTCTATGATTACAGGCGTAGCGCTTGGTGGCTCGACAATTCCGGCAATTACGGCACCGGCTCCTATATGACAGTTGGCACCGATTATCGCACGACCTCCGACAACTACGTTCATGTCTATCATTGTTTCACGACCGATGACAGCTCCAACGTTAATTACGGCTCCCATCATTATCACTGCGTTGTCTCCGATCTCGACCGTTTCTCGGATTATTGCACCTGGTTCTATCCTTGCACGATAATTTTCGAGTTCAGCCAGTGGAAGAGCAGAGTTTCTTGCCCTCACCTCGAGATAGTGAGAGGTTATCTTTTCGGAGTTCGTTTCAAGTATTTCTCTTATCTCTTTCAGGTCACCAAAGATGATGCCGAAATGCCTTCCTCCAATGAACGTGGTGTTTCCAGATCTGAAACCTTCGAGATCACCGCAAAGGTAGCAAACAGAAGGCGTCTTCTTCTTGGAGTCTTTTATCATTTTTATTATCGTTTCTGCATCCATCTGACAACCTCCTCATAGGAGTAGAAACCGTTTTCCCTCTCAGCGCAGAACATTGCAGCCTTCAGTGCACCTATAGCGAAGACTTTGCGAGAGATGACCCTGTGGCTTATCTCTATAACCTCTCCCTCGTTGGCAAAAAACACTGTGTGGTCTCCGGGGATGCCTCCCGTCCGTACAGAATGGATAGGCAGATCCCTCCCTACGGATTCCTTAAGCATGATAGCGGTACCGGAAGGAGCGTCTTTCTTCGCGCTGTGATGGACTTCAATTATCTCTGCTTCAAATTCCTCCAGCAGAGATGAATACTCTTTCAAGATCATTCTCAGTAGGTTTATACCGGTGGAGAAATTGAAACTCTGAACTACCGGGACCTTTTCTGCGAGCCTTCTAAGATCGACAATGTCTGACTGGTTTAGAGCAGTCGTTCCTGTAACGATTCCTGCACCGAATTGATAAGCCATCTCAATTGCGGTCTTCAAAGCTTCGCGATTCGAAAAATCTATTATGATTTCGGGTTCCCCGTGCCTGAATATACCGGTGTCACTAACCTCAAGAGCGAGGTCATGTCCTTTGAAAGTTTCAATGATCTCCTTTCCCATTCTTCCAGAAGAGCCGATTAGTCCATATCTCACAGCACACCACTCTCTTTCATAGCACGTTCCACAACCTTTCGATTCGTGTCGGACAACTCATTGAGAGGAAGGCGAAGTTCGTTTGCGCAATAACCCATTAGGCTTAGCGCATATTTGACGGGTATGGGGTTCGACTCCACAAACAATGCCTTCATGATCGGAAGTAGCTCGAGATGTAAGTCTTTGGCAGTCTTTAGGTCTTCAAGTAGAATGGATCGAATCATCGTTGAAGTCTTCCAGGGTGCGATGTTGGAGATTACCGATATTACACCGTCTCCACCGCTGCAACAGAGGTGAAAGGCCTGATCATCATTTCCCGACAAAACTTTGAACGTGGACTCCCTTTCCTTGAGACTTGAGATAAGATAATCCACCTGATACTGATCTCCGCTTGCTTCCTTTACTCCAACTATATTAGCGAACTCGAGGCACCTCAAGATAGTATCCGGAAGCATGCTGGCTCCGGTTCTTCCGGGAACGTTGTAGATGATTATCGGCCCCTGCACGCGCGTGGCGATCTCTCCGTAATGCCTGTAAAGACCTTCCTGAGTGGGCTTGTTGTAGTAGGGAACAACAACGAGCACACCATCGGCACCATCGTCGAACGCCTTCATCGACAGTTCGATACTCTTCGTAGTCGAATTCGTTCCGGTTCCTACGATAACAGGTATAAGCCCATTCGCTTCCTGCACCGCTATCTTTATCAGCTGAGAGCGTTCGGAATCACCTATCGTCGGAGATTCACCGGTTGTGCCAAGTACTACAAGCGCATCTACCTCGTTTTCCATTTGGAATTGAAGAAATCTTCTGAAGGCCTCGTAATCTACGTTACCGTTCTTAAAGGGCGTTATAACTGCAGTTCCAGTTCCTCTGAACATTTCTCTACACCTCCTCCCAGATATGCGGCACCGTCTCTGAAGGTTACAGTGAGAAGTCCTCCGTTGGCCTGCAAAGCGACCTTGTTATGGCCTGTCTTTCTCGAGTATACCCACGCAACTGAAGTAGCCCCGCTTCCGCAGGCACCCGTCTCTCTTTCGACACCTCGTTCAAAAGTGCGAACTCTTAGATTTCCGGCCTCGATAACGCTATATATGTTAACATTTGAATCATACAGATGTCTGAGTGGAAGAAGAGCACCCCAATCTATGGCTTCTGTGCTGCCTTCCATTACGAGATGAGGAACGCCCACAACTAATATCTCCCCGCGATACTTCTCCTCTTCAAAGGAACCAAGAAAGCGGGGTGGGGGCATCTTCACTGAGACCACGTCTTCCACCAGCCCTGAAATTACCCCTGCATGTGACGAGAATTCAACTGACCCAGAGTTTTCTTTCTCGTGAATGAAATGAACATAGGTTCTTGCTCCATTTCCACAAAAGGCGGCTCTAAGACCGTCACGGTTGAAGTAATCCATGAAGCCGCTTTCCACGAAGATCGCACCATCGCTCTCACCAACATACTTGAGAACGAGCAGACGCTTTTCCTCTTCACTTAAACTTATGTTTCTCGAATCGACTACGAGAAACTTGTTTCCAGTTGCCGAGTAATATGCCCCTTTCATGTCAAGCGCCTCCTATGTGGGTTTTCAGAATCCTAACGGCATTCGTAGCGGCTCCTACCCGGATGTTGTCCGCCACGTTCCAGAGTAGGAAACGATTGCTGTCGAAGCTTCTGAGTCTCGAAACATGGACGAGATCGGAGCCCGCTATTTCGAGCGGAGTGATATGCTCCTCGGAGTAAACTACATGATCAGAACGCTCGATAGTCTCGCGGAGTTCTGTAAGTGAAAATGGTCTGATAGTCTCGCAGAAAACTGATTCAGAATGGCCATGAATAACTGGTACCCTCACCGTTGTAGGCCAAACGGAAATCGAATCGTCTCCGAAGATCTTTCTCGTTTCATTAACCATCTTCACCTCTTCTGAAGAAAACCGGGAATCGAGCAGATCGCCGATCACCGGCACAACATTTCTGTGTATCTGTCTCACAAACACAGAAGGAGTGACTTCTCCTCGTTCCTGATCCTCCAACTCTGCGATTCCCTTGTTCCCCGCCCCCGAAACCGCCTGATATGTGGATACAACAATAGTCCTAATTCCGTAATTCTTATAAACCCCGCTTAGCGAAATAACCATCTGAATGGTTGAGCAGTTTGGATTGGCGATGATTCCCCTGTAGCCTTCGATAAGATGCCCATTGATCTCGGGTACAACAAGCGGAATCTCTTGATTTGCCCTGAAGGCCGAAGAATTGTCTATTACGACTGTTCCCTTTCTTGAGGCAATGGGAGCGAAGCTTTTCGAAACGGATGCCCCAGCCGAAAACAGAGCGTAATCATATCCTTTGTCAAATGAATCTTCGCGAAGCTCTTTGACCTCAAGTCTCGCACCTGCAAAATCTAGATTCTTTCCGGCGCTGCGTCTGGAAGCGAAGAGGTCGATCATTGCCGAAGCCAATCCCTCCTCCTCAAGTTTCTTCAACATCATTCGGCCCACTTCCCCGGTAGCGCCTACTATAGCGAGTCGCACTTAACCACCTCCTGAAAAAGAAAAAGTGCTCCCGAAGAAAACGGGAACACTTCAATGGTTTGAAATAATGTCTTATTCCAAACCCACCGGCTCTCCACGC
The Mesotoga sp. Brook.08.105.5.1 genome window above contains:
- the dapD gene encoding 2,3,4,5-tetrahydropyridine-2,6-dicarboxylate N-acetyltransferase translates to MDAETIIKMIKDSKKKTPSVCYLCGDLEGFRSGNTTFIGGRHFGIIFGDLKEIREILETNSEKITSHYLEVRARNSALPLAELENYRARIEPGAIIRETVEIGDNAVIMMGAVINVGAVIGRETMIDMNVVVGGRAIIGANCHIGAGAVIAGIVEPPSATPVIIEDNVLVGANAVVLEGIRIGEHSVIAAGAVVTKDVPPRSVVAGMPARVIKQFDEKTASKTSLVKELREIRES
- a CDS encoding dihydrodipicolinate reductase C-terminal domain-containing protein — protein: MRYGLIGSSGRMGKEIIETFKGHDLALEVSDTGIFRHGEPEIIIDFSNREALKTAIEMAYQFGAGIVTGTTALNQSDIVDLRRLAEKVPVVQSFNFSTGINLLRMILKEYSSLLEEFEAEIIEVHHSAKKDAPSGTAIMLKESVGRDLPIHSVRTGGIPGDHTVFFANEGEVIEISHRVISRKVFAIGALKAAMFCAERENGFYSYEEVVRWMQKR
- the dapA gene encoding 4-hydroxy-tetrahydrodipicolinate synthase, producing MFRGTGTAVITPFKNGNVDYEAFRRFLQFQMENEVDALVVLGTTGESPTIGDSERSQLIKIAVQEANGLIPVIVGTGTNSTTKSIELSMKAFDDGADGVLVVVPYYNKPTQEGLYRHYGEIATRVQGPIIIYNVPGRTGASMLPDTILRCLEFANIVGVKEASGDQYQVDYLISSLKERESTFKVLSGNDDQAFHLCCSGGDGVISVISNIAPWKTSTMIRSILLEDLKTAKDLHLELLPIMKALFVESNPIPVKYALSLMGYCANELRLPLNELSDTNRKVVERAMKESGVL
- a CDS encoding diaminopimelate epimerase — its product is MKGAYYSATGNKFLVVDSRNISLSEEEKRLLVLKYVGESDGAIFVESGFMDYFNRDGLRAAFCGNGARTYVHFIHEKENSGSVEFSSHAGVISGLVEDVVSVKMPPPRFLGSFEEEKYRGEILVVGVPHLVMEGSTEAIDWGALLPLRHLYDSNVNIYSVIEAGNLRVRTFERGVERETGACGSGATSVAWVYSRKTGHNKVALQANGGLLTVTFRDGAAYLGGGVEKCSEELELQL
- a CDS encoding aspartate-semialdehyde dehydrogenase — translated: MRLAIVGATGEVGRMMLKKLEEEGLASAMIDLFASRRSAGKNLDFAGARLEVKELREDSFDKGYDYALFSAGASVSKSFAPIASRKGTVVIDNSSAFRANQEIPLVVPEINGHLIEGYRGIIANPNCSTIQMVISLSGVYKNYGIRTIVVSTYQAVSGAGNKGIAELEDQERGEVTPSVFVRQIHRNVVPVIGDLLDSRFSSEEVKMVNETRKIFGDDSISVWPTTVRVPVIHGHSESVFCETIRPFSLTELRETIERSDHVVYSEEHITPLEIAGSDLVHVSRLRSFDSNRFLLWNVADNIRVGAATNAVRILKTHIGGA